The following DNA comes from Deltaproteobacteria bacterium.
TACGGTTGAACCCGCTAAAACTTCTGTTTTGAAATTGGGGTATCGTAAAAACAAAGTATCACCTGAGCCATTATTTTCACGATAAGCCAACGTATAGGCAAAGCTATACGACCAACCAGGCGACCATAAATAGGGCCAATTAATGGTGGCTAAAGACGCACTTGTATTTGTTGATTGCGGCATGGCGGCTTGCGATGAATATTTTCGCCATATGCTCAGCAAATCATTGCCATCATGTATTTCAACATCGGCATTGTTAACGCTATAGGTAACGTTACCAGTAATTACATTAGTTGGATTTCCTATTGTGTCTTCATCGCATTCATCAGGGTCTGGTGGTTCAATTGGCTCGCATTCATCCCATTGGCCTTTAAAACATGCTGTTCCGCAACAGCCATCGGTGATCTCTATAGTTGGGGCACCACCCATATTCTCCATTGCACAACAAGCACCGGTTGGCTGGCATAAACAATATGAATTACCGCCACAATTACAAGCCATATATTCTGCGCCAATGTTGTTATATCTTGCATCTTCAACAGTACATATTCTTTTAGCAGCGTTATTATTGCCAATACAATGTTGTATTGAAACTAGCCCATATGCGCTTGCACAAACACGCATATCACCAGGTGTGCAGTCTTCTTGTGCGAAAGATGTTGAAGGTATTAAAAATATTGCAGCGCAGATGATTATTACTGAATCGATTGTTTTGTTTAAATCTATTCTCATTGGCACACCTCACAACCTAAACCTTCGTCAATTTGACCATTGCCGTTGTTGTCTAGCCCATCGCAAATTTCTATAGCACCTGCATGGGTATTAGGGTCATTGGCAGCAGCATTAGTCTCGCAAGCATCACCCATGCCATCACCATCAACATCGCTTTGATTGCTGTTAGCAACATTGGGGCAGTTATCTACTTCGGCGCAAAGATTATCTTTATCAATATCGTTAAGCTTATCTTTCGGGCAGATATCGCAAACATCACCAATACCGTCATTATCACCATCTATTTGCGCATGCTTTTCTTGCACCAAACAAGCAAGCTCATTTGTGACTACATAAGTATTTGCGTTTAACGGGCAGTTATCTAGTTCATAGCTAAGCCCATCGCCGTCAATATCATCTAGGCGTAAGATAAAACTAGCATAATTAATTGCTGCAGCATTTGCCGCTATCTTACCTTGATATTCTGCACTTGCTGATAGCGGTAGTGATACTGAATAAGCTTTGTTTGTTACTATAGCTGTAACAATATCAGATGTCGGTTTTGTAAACTGAGCGACTACTTCACCGGTGTTATTTGCACTGCCAACTACAGCAAGTTCGCTAGCAATATTGTTTTGTGATGAACGACTAAAGGTGAGGCTATCAATTGTTACATTTGCCTCATTGTTATTAATCATTGCAAAATACGCTAAGGTTGGGTCTGGCAAAATATTAGCAGCCGTATACAAAGTAGTATTGCAACTTTGTAGTCTAGAAGTTCCAGGCCCTATATAGGCATTACGTTTAGTATACTTACAAGATGTATAGGGTACGCCTATTTTAACAATGTTTTGCTTAGTACTAACAACTATTTCATCTAGGCGAGTTAGGGCAACATTTACCACATCGTGTAAACAAGTAGTGCGCACGCTAGTAGCGCTGCAACCACCTTGGTCATCGCCACTCAATAAAGTTAAAAAGCCTTTTGGAGTTAAAGCCCATAACTTATCATTAGCAGCAAATACAACACCGCCCGTAATATTGGCAGTTAAACCATTTACTTTGGCGAGTTTTAATTCAGTACGTCGCTGACAATTACTTAACGCTTGCTCACTAAGTGATTGCTCACCACCACCTAACAAAGTGATGATTGCGCCTGGTGCAATTTCACAACCTGCAATCTTTTTTGTTTGTGGTGAAAAATTTGCTGCACGAATACGATAATCAGTAGTGTTTATAATATCTGTAAATAATACCAAACCATCAAAGGCTTCGTAGCGTGACTTAGGCGTTAGAGTTATATGCTCAATTTGACCGATTGGAATATCTTCTGTGGTTTGACCTTCTAATAATATTACTATTGTCTGCTGGCTCGCTATTGGCGTGCCCAGCGGCAGGGTTAAACTAGCATCACTTAAATTATATGCCTCAATACGACTGCCAATACCATCACTAATTGCGCTAAAGACTAATGCCTCATAACTAATTGCCATACTTGTAACTTGCGGTTTTGGTGCGTTATTGTTTTGCGGATTTAAAGCCACACTAAGTTGCAAAATTTCACTCAACCTAACTGGGTTATCTTCGGTACTTTCTGGTGTATTCATTGTTTCGCAGCGCTGCTCTATATTGCCAGGCCAATCAAGCGCCATAATATGACAACCGCATGTTGTCTCGCTGCAAGCACTTTCACCACGAGGTGTATTACATTGTGCTGCCAAGGTTAAATTATATGCTGAGCCACTCGTGATTGCGGTGAACCTACTTACAATATTGGGTGTATTGTTATTAGCCAACTCGTTTATTGATACTTTATTTGCGCTAGCTATAGCAGTAGGTAGCTCAACTTCGCGCCAAGAATTGCTTGGTATACGAGCTAAGGCGGTAAACTGTTGACTATTGCCGTTGTGCTGAAGCAAGGCTCGCCAATCGCCATTAAAACCAACATCAAGATCAGCTAGCTGACTACTTTGGCCAGCAAGACCTAAACTTGTTTGTAAATCACTTAAAGGTAAGCTAGTGGCAACTAAGCTGCTGTCGCTATCTAAAACAACTGCTTGTATAGTGGCACTGTGTTTAGGCTGAATCGTTGCACTAATAAGATGTTGCTCAGTGTCGATAGTAATTTTACTTATTTGCTGCCAAGAAGTTTGGTCATCATATATAGCTACCAAGTTTATTGCCGATTCTTTGCTAGCTAAAAAATTTACAGCGTCAGGGCTAAAGCTAAAAGTTACTTTAACTTCTTTAGTCAACTCAGCGCTGCTATTAAATATAATAGCCGGAGCAACCGCCATGCCTGAATGTGATAATGCGGCTGTTGCAGGCTTCAGCGAAATATAGGTAGCACCATATTGATAAGCAGCTAAGTAACAACAAGCAATTTAGCGCGAGAAATTATACGGTGTTTCTATTGGCAGCATAATTGTAATTACACCGATACCATTTTTATCTGGGCCAATCACTGCCTTAAATTTCATAATTTTAGTTTGTTGATTGCTCAAAGAAATTCGTACACGAAAGATAATTATGTTTGTATTGCCACGACGCATAGCCACTCGAAACAGCGTAAAGAGTATTTCACATAACCGAGTAGCTTCATTTATCCCCCATGCTTGTGTGTGCTGATTACAAACAATATACTGACACCAAATTCTATGAGTTAATAATACCTGAACGTTGAAACCGATTTCATTAGCGGGTTTGCTTACATCAATGAGTAGATCTTCATTATGTTTTTGAGCGTTAGAAGAATTGTGAACAAGACCATTAGTAAACATGGGTCACCTTTCCTTTTGTCGTTAAGAGTTGAGTAATCGAGTGAGAGAGGTGGAAATAAACATCATTATGCGATGCGTTATTTAGGCATTAATATTCAATTTTAATAAAATTACAGCTTTAATGAGGCAAAAAAACCTTCGTTAAATGATCTACAAAGCCCTTCAGAGCGCTTTTTAGGGTTAAGAACACCGGTTTATACGGATAATTGAAATTTTTAAGCGTCTATGGGCTTCTATGGCTTATAAACAATAACTTCAAAATTACACCGACTAATGTGAGTTAGGTGGTGTGAATGTATCTACCATCGGCCATAGCGAAGATCTCTATGTGCTGAAATTCTTTCAACGAAAGGTGGTCGGTTATTAATCAGAGCTTGATGCTTGGCGTCATCTATTTCTTTTGGTATATCTAAAATCTCTTTAGTAAGATATGGTTGAATAAATTCTGAAATTGCTAACGGAAATAACATCCCTGTTATATTCATTAGTCCATTCGCACTGACTCTATAAAGAATTCCGTTATTTAAAAGCCCAGCAACTACTGGGTCATCTGTAGGCATTTCAATTGTATTCTGGTTAGTAATATAAAATTCACGCAACACAGATTGTTCCTCTCTATCAATATTTTTTAGATATGCAACAGCTAAGGATTTAATGTGTATATTGGTAATTTTTCTTATGACTTTAAAGATTATTTTTATTATTAACATAGCTGTGCTTGCAATAAATAATATACCGAACCACTTCCCATAGGATTGTAATAATTTGTTTACATGAAGATGAGACAACCACTGTTCAGGTAGTAAAAGAATAAATCCTGAGACAAACCAAAACAGCAGTACTGGCCTAAGTGGTATGTCCTTTATTGTTAAAACCTTTATAAGCAACTCTTTCATAGTAACCCCGCCTCTTCTCCATATACCATTACTACCTAAATAAGTACCGGGTACCGGTATTTTTTCGATGATGCATAATATTCATACAAGGCTTGGCACACAACTATACGCCGGATTACGTCTGCCACTCAATCGTCGTAAATAATTGGCGGTAACATTAAGGTTAGCATGACCGAGATGCTCCATTACGTCCATAAGTTTTGCACCACCTTCTTCGGCAAGTTTTGCCCAAGTGTGACGTCCGACATGGCTACCAGTTATTTTAACTTTAGCTTTTCGTGCATATCGTCGAAACTGGCGATATATACGATCGGCACTCATGCGAGCAGATGTTTTGCGGTAGCCACTAATTTTAGCGATAAGCAAAGGTGAATTCGTGTTAATTGAGTCATCGCGTGTTTCGATATATCGTAGTACTAAGTTATAAACATGTTGTGGCAAATCTACTACACGTGGTTTTGCTCCCTTGCCAATCACTCGCACTCTAGTGAACGATTCATGGTCCTGTTGCTCTAACGAAATATCGCCAATGTTAAGCCGCGCCACTTCACTTACACGCAATCCACCAAACAATAATGCAATTGCTACAACATCACGTTTACCAATATCACACATAAGATTTATTTGTTCAGTAATTGTCTTTGCTTCTTTAAAAGTTATAGCACGTGGTGAATTATGACGTATACGTGGTATTGGCACATTAAGAGTAGGATTAAATGTTGCATAATTATTCGCAACAACAAATTTAAAATAACTTCTTAAAGCACTAAGTCTCAAAGCTACGGTAGCTGGCCGTTTACCTGACATTGATTGTTTGAAGGCGGCTACATCTTCAATTGTTACTTGGTTTGAATGCAATCTTTTCATGAATTTAAATGCTAATCTTACACTTTCACCATAAGTATCGCGTGTACGACGGCTATTAAGAGTATTAAGCCATATTTTTATGATGTTATTATTATTTTTGTAAACGTTACTTAATGGATACACTTTCGCCCTTGCTCCTATTACAGTCATCTTTTTGCCTTTCATGTTGCCGGGGTAATTTATTGTTGGTATTTAAACTGATTAGCGCTACGCATACTTAATGTAATTTATGGGCAGTATTATTTTATAGTTGCAAACACTCTACCGAAAGCGCCTGCATATTATTAAATTCAATTGCATACATAAGCCAGGCAATATTTTATTAAGTAAAAATCGTCTGCGTTCAAAAAGATCTTGCCCGCGCGCGCGATGTTATTAGGGGAGGGAGACACCTGCACATACTTTAAATTCAATGTATCATATTATCAGGGTCTTCAATATACATCGGCCAACGCTGAATAAATCCTACCGAAGTCGCGACATCACTCCACATTGTTTTTCGAAAAACACATAACTTAAATGATCCAACATTTTCAAACCTTGTTTTGTATGTATAAACAAGTGCATGTCTTCCTCTTGCATCAACAAATTCATATAAATGCGGCTCAAGTTCTTTTACTACTAGTCCACTAATAACTCGTTCATTACATCCAGCCTTTTTTGCTATAATAGCTATTTGCTTATCTTCCTTTTGAGCATTTTCTAACTCTACATGTTTTTGTGCAATTTTATCCACCTCATCAGTCTTCGCACCGGTTTCTTGCATTATTTTTTTTACAACGACCAATAAAGAAAGCGCAACATCATAAGAATTTAAATCCTTACCTTTTGGTTGCGGGTTAAGTTTTAACAACATAGGCACAATGTCTCTAATATACTTTAATGCTTTTTGGCGCAATTTTACATACCTTGCAGACTCGCGTGATTTATTGCTTAACTCTACAATATGCATTAATGATACGACATAGTGTGTGACTTGCTTCTTTTTATACTCACGTTTTGCGCGATTAACCCATTTTTTAATCAGATATATTTCTAAATTTCGGATCCTCTCTAAAACCTTCTGTGCTTCTGGGGTATCAGGAGCATCTTCTATCTTCATCCATATTGCGGTTGCTTCATCTAATGAGACCGGTATTTTTATTTCTACATTATCAAGTAGTTTTGCTGTTTCTGTAGGCCAAGCACGTTGTTTTGCTTCTAGTTGTGCTTTATATGCTGCTTCCTTGGCAGCTTTGCGTTCAGCAATAAAATTCTCTAATTCGGTAGTTGTCGGTATATAGTTAAAAGCGTTGCTATTCGTTTGGTTTTCTATGGATATCGTTGCCCAAAATTCTTTTGCTTTTTTTGGTGGCTGAAAATCAGGTGACATTTTAAATGCAACGTATCCAGCCTTATCCGTCGTGCCCGTGTTAGTGTGCCCATTTGTCCATTTAGCCGTTAGAGATGTATTTACTGAAGGATATCTACTGCAATCACTTGCCTGATTTTTTATAGTTGATTTCGTAATACCTAGATCTTTGGTAGTATCAAATGAACGAATGAGATCAATTATTGGAATAGTTAATAATACAGCCCCGATACCACTTAAAGCTTTACCATGAGTATTGTAGTCAATACATCTTTGCCGCTCTGGTTCACCACTTCTTCTAATAGTGCTACAATGTACGCCACCTTTAGCTAGCATTATCGCACCCGCACCAGCAGCTATGGCACCAAGCACTCCGCTTGTCCATTCTACACCAAGCGTTAAATCGCGCTCTTTAGTACTAACGCCGTTGTTCAGAAAATCGGTAATGACATTGCCATTAACCTCACGTTCGATATCAGCAAATCTATGTCTTGTTTGTTCAAACACTGGCGTGCATGATGTTATATTTGTAACTGAACATTGAAGAATTTGCTTATTTAGCATACACTTTTCGATCTTTGGTTTTGTCACTCGAATAGGATCAAGAGCACGAGTACTAACAAGGCTAGAGTATTCATTAGTTTTAACTTTAAATGTTGCACATCCTGAAAATGCAAGTGTTGCTAATATTAATACCACGATAAAGCATCGTGTGATGTTGTTCTTTACAACGATGGCAATTGCTATAGTTAACCTCAATGTAAACATTTCTTTTCTCCTCTCACAAAGCGATTTTACGTAAATTCTCATAAAAATACCATATGCCATATTATTTAAGCATTCTGTCCTAAATACGACTGTATTGGATATCGATATGATTTGTATGAAATGGCAAAATCAAAAAAAATCCGCAAAAACCGCACTGAAATTGAAGAACGCATACGAAAACGGGTTCGCGCGTTGCGTAAAGACAATAAACTTACTTTGAGTGAAGTCTCTCAACGTTCAGGTTTAACAATTGATGCTGTAGGAAAAATCGAAGGTGGAAGACGTACACCGAGTTTATCGACTTTGCTTAAATTAGCGCGTGCTTTTGAGGTACCACCAAGCGAACTTTTCTCAGAAAATGAGCCTGAATTATCAGCTACATTACGAGCACTTGTAACATTGCTCGATGATAAGCCTATTGATGTTCAGCAAGCCGCTTTAGATATTGTACGCTCACTTCTCACGGTTATTAATGGCAAACGCATAGCTAATAACCGAATACGTGGAAATTAATGCTACCGATGTCTGATACACTAGTGCGCTTCAGTTTTTAGACCTATGCTACATATAAGCGTCATAGACAATTTATTTTTCCCTAGTAAAAACATATATTTAATTTAATAAAATTAAAATTTGCCACAACTATCAAATACACTAGGATCTTTTATTTTTACGAAGACCGGCATCAGAAAGAAAACGATTGGCCAGTTTGTGCCACTGGTGCATAAAAATAATTTCTGGCCCGGGAAAATTACTGATAGTGGTATTTGCTTGTAAGACTTTTACGAATTTGCGCCAATCCTTATTGGATGTCATTTTTTCTATCGCATTACGACCAAATATTTCGACAAGCATTGCAATATACTGCTGTGGTACTGGTAAAGATGATATATTTGATAATTTATAAATATCAAATGGTTCAAAAACGTTCTTTAGTTTGTTTGTTATATCAACCAATTTAAATGCATCACGAGGTTGATACATTGCTTCAGTACGAGTTAGAATAAAACTAGATGGGATTTTCCCAGCATTGCGGCGTTCATGGGCTTTATCATAAATTTTGCATTTTAACTCAGATTTATCTCCACCAAAAAACATATAAAGATTTTTACCGCGACCAACCCAAGACTTCCAAGTGTAACGACCAAAGAACTTATCAAAATAAAATGCAGCAATATCTAAAGGGTAATCAATAGCAAGATCCACTCGTGTTAACCAAATATTTTTTTTCTTTACATATGGGCAAATAAAAATCTTAAAAACATTGCGAATATTCAATGGTGAATCTAAAGCCTTCGAGCCAAAATCGACACGAATAAACTTTCTTTTCTTTTGACCTTTTTCATCAGTAGGACGACAACTAATGTGCACATCAAATTCT
Coding sequences within:
- a CDS encoding helix-turn-helix domain-containing protein, translated to MRKGKTKHSTKKLNFNSFNKLSRRNKLRGSTAKIHHNKTDDTKLACNILENDRVPYLGRLLREERRINGITGNDLAKVLICDKGTVSKYESGEIPRSIKQWRHMIQIVPLIARYKGLSKIEKSTISVTDFIKKEKNEKNKKTDLLQLKLDRLTCVAEPSNRRTNFDSIKKQMAGNFSSDENYKTIVHIKEFDVHISCRPTDEKGQKKRKFIRVDFGSKALDSPLNIRNVFKIFICPYVKKKNIWLTRVDLAIDYPLDIAAFYFDKFFGRYTWKSWVGRGKNLYMFFGGDKSELKCKIYDKAHERRNAGKIPSSFILTRTEAMYQPRDAFKLVDITNKLKNVFEPFDIYKLSNISSLPVPQQYIAMLVEIFGRNAIEKMTSNKDWRKFVKVLQANTTISNFPGPEIIFMHQWHKLANRFLSDAGLRKNKRS
- a CDS encoding thrombospondin type 3 repeat-containing protein, which gives rise to MAVAPAIIFNSSAELTKEVKVTFSFSPDAVNFLASKESAINLVAIYDDQTSWQQISKITIDTEQHLISATIQPKHSATIQAVVLDSDSSLVATSLPLSDLQTSLGLAGQSSQLADLDVGFNGDWRALLQHNGNSQQFTALARIPSNSWREVELPTAIASANKVSINELANNNTPNIVSRFTAITSGSAYNLTLAAQCNTPRGESACSETTCGCHIMALDWPGNIEQRCETMNTPESTEDNPVRLSEILQLSVALNPQNNNAPKPQVTSMAISYEALVFSAISDGIGSRIEAYNLSDASLTLPLGTPIASQQTIVILLEGQTTEDIPIGQIEHITLTPKSRYEAFDGLVLFTDIINTTDYRIRAANFSPQTKKIAGCEIAPGAIITLLGGGEQSLSEQALSNCQRRTELKLAKVNGLTANITGGVVFAANDKLWALTPKGFLTLLSGDDQGGCSATSVRTTCLHDVVNVALTRLDEIVVSTKQNIVKIGVPYTSCKYTKRNAYIGPGTSRLQSCNTTLYTAANILPDPTLAYFAMINNNEANVTIDSLTFSRSSQNNIASELAVVGSANNTGEVVAQFTKPTSDIVTAIVTNKAYSVSLPLSASAEYQGKIAANAAAINYASFILRLDDIDGDGLSYELDNCPLNANTYVVTNELACLVQEKHAQIDGDNDGIGDVCDICPKDKLNDIDKDNLCAEVDNCPNVANSNQSDVDGDGMGDACETNAAANDPNTHAGAIEICDGLDNNGNGQIDEGLGCEVCQ
- a CDS encoding tyrosine-type recombinase/integrase; amino-acid sequence: MYPLSNVYKNNNNIIKIWLNTLNSRRTRDTYGESVRLAFKFMKRLHSNQVTIEDVAAFKQSMSGKRPATVALRLSALRSYFKFVVANNYATFNPTLNVPIPRIRHNSPRAITFKEAKTITEQINLMCDIGKRDVVAIALLFGGLRVSEVARLNIGDISLEQQDHESFTRVRVIGKGAKPRVVDLPQHVYNLVLRYIETRDDSINTNSPLLIAKISGYRKTSARMSADRIYRQFRRYARKAKVKITGSHVGRHTWAKLAEEGGAKLMDVMEHLGHANLNVTANYLRRLSGRRNPAYSCVPSLV
- a CDS encoding helix-turn-helix transcriptional regulator codes for the protein MAKSKKIRKNRTEIEERIRKRVRALRKDNKLTLSEVSQRSGLTIDAVGKIEGGRRTPSLSTLLKLARAFEVPPSELFSENEPELSATLRALVTLLDDKPIDVQQAALDIVRSLLTVINGKRIANNRIRGN
- a CDS encoding superinfection exclusion B family protein — its product is MKELLIKVLTIKDIPLRPVLLFWFVSGFILLLPEQWLSHLHVNKLLQSYGKWFGILFIASTAMLIIKIIFKVIRKITNIHIKSLAVAYLKNIDREEQSVLREFYITNQNTIEMPTDDPVVAGLLNNGILYRVSANGLMNITGMLFPLAISEFIQPYLTKEILDIPKEIDDAKHQALINNRPPFVERISAHRDLRYGRW